The following are from one region of the Sandaracinus amylolyticus genome:
- a CDS encoding two-component system sensor histidine kinase NtrB, translating into MIPTSAVVCFATAGIYLFVALHFGGLWAMRRNTREHGLFSVLCVVLAGFALGVAWQRTTETVAEAVPAQMLIFASVSLAMAAYAAFCEQVGGRSLAVPTPSPVERVAWVMGGIGAAITLSGLSLDPSVPSAHWDGRLTSHGGHAIPQLLPLGWAALVGGLAATSIAVARLGRRAIADRDLRSTFIAACLPLLVGIADAVERAYGPGTSIASALAPLTAVVGITWALLGRMGRVETELAARTEELASSYDRVREAQQELVRKEQLAAVGELSAVIAHEVRNPLAVIRNAVSGLRRPELKPADVETLLVILDEEADRLNRLVQDLLAYARPAEPTPESIELPRMLERAVELAREGQSHRKNIEFDLQFDETVSSIECDAALLRHALINIADNAIQAMPEGGTIAVRVRAAELDGRPAVAIDFHDEGEGMDTLVRSKARDPFFTTRQTGTGLGLAIVDRVARVHGGRVEIESRHGQGTTVTLVLPRQRVSLALPGSFS; encoded by the coding sequence ATGATCCCGACGAGCGCCGTCGTCTGCTTCGCCACCGCGGGGATCTACCTCTTCGTCGCGCTGCACTTCGGCGGGCTCTGGGCGATGCGCCGCAACACGCGCGAGCACGGCCTCTTCTCGGTGCTCTGCGTGGTGCTCGCGGGGTTCGCGCTCGGCGTCGCGTGGCAGCGCACCACCGAGACCGTCGCGGAGGCGGTGCCCGCGCAGATGCTCATCTTCGCGTCGGTCTCGCTCGCGATGGCGGCCTACGCCGCGTTCTGCGAGCAGGTCGGCGGACGCTCGCTCGCCGTGCCCACGCCGAGCCCGGTCGAGCGCGTCGCGTGGGTCATGGGCGGCATCGGCGCGGCGATCACGCTCTCGGGTCTCTCGCTCGATCCCTCGGTGCCCTCGGCGCACTGGGACGGTCGCCTCACGTCGCACGGCGGACATGCCATCCCGCAGCTGCTCCCGCTCGGCTGGGCCGCGCTCGTCGGCGGGCTCGCGGCGACGAGCATCGCGGTCGCGCGGCTCGGTCGTCGTGCGATCGCGGATCGCGATCTGCGATCGACCTTCATCGCGGCGTGCCTGCCGCTGCTGGTCGGCATCGCCGACGCGGTGGAGCGCGCGTACGGCCCGGGCACGTCGATCGCGAGCGCGCTCGCGCCGCTCACTGCGGTCGTCGGCATCACGTGGGCGCTGCTCGGACGCATGGGGCGCGTGGAGACCGAGCTCGCGGCGCGCACCGAGGAGCTCGCGTCGAGCTACGACCGCGTGCGCGAGGCCCAGCAGGAGCTGGTGCGCAAGGAGCAGCTCGCTGCGGTCGGTGAGCTCTCCGCCGTCATCGCGCACGAGGTCCGCAACCCGCTCGCCGTCATCCGCAACGCGGTGTCGGGGCTGCGCCGTCCCGAGCTCAAGCCCGCCGACGTCGAGACGCTGCTCGTGATCCTCGACGAAGAAGCAGATCGTCTGAACCGCCTGGTGCAGGACCTCCTCGCCTACGCGCGCCCCGCCGAGCCCACGCCCGAGTCGATCGAGCTCCCGCGCATGCTCGAGCGCGCGGTCGAGCTCGCGCGCGAGGGCCAGTCGCACCGCAAGAACATCGAGTTCGATCTGCAGTTCGACGAGACGGTCTCGAGCATCGAGTGCGACGCCGCGCTCCTGCGCCACGCGCTGATCAACATCGCCGACAACGCGATCCAGGCGATGCCCGAGGGCGGCACGATCGCGGTCCGGGTGCGCGCCGCCGAGCTCGATGGTCGCCCCGCGGTCGCGATCGACTTCCACGACGAGGGCGAGGGGATGGACACGCTGGTGCGCAGCAAGGCGCGCGATCCCTTCTTCACCACGAGGCAGACCGGCACCGGCCTCGGCCTCGCGATCGTGGATCGCGTCGCGCGGGTGCACGGAGGTCGCGTCGAGATCGAGAGCCGCCACGGCCAGGGCACGACCGTGACCCTCGTGCTTCCGCGCCAGCGCGTGTCGCTCGCGCTCCCGGGCTCGTTCTCGTAA
- a CDS encoding NAD(P)-dependent oxidoreductase yields MRLFVIGATGKTGRHIVDLALSRGHTATAFVRSPHALEARPGLAIVKGDPLDATEMAAAMPGHHAVLFAIGAPPREALRPSTLMGEAGASTVAAMTRSGLARIALVSAAVLFDEPGLRFAFFRWLLQHHARDLGAMEALVAASELDYTIARPPRLVRSDETAYRASVGRLPEGGSVLSFRAVAAFMLDAVERDEHVRETVGIAR; encoded by the coding sequence ATGAGACTCTTCGTGATCGGTGCGACCGGGAAGACCGGCCGCCACATCGTCGACCTCGCGCTCTCGCGAGGGCACACCGCGACCGCGTTCGTGCGCTCGCCCCACGCGCTCGAGGCGCGACCCGGCCTCGCGATCGTGAAGGGCGACCCGCTCGACGCGACCGAGATGGCCGCGGCGATGCCGGGGCACCACGCCGTGCTCTTCGCGATCGGCGCGCCGCCGCGCGAGGCGCTGCGCCCGAGCACGCTGATGGGCGAGGCCGGCGCGAGCACGGTCGCCGCGATGACCCGCAGCGGGCTCGCGCGGATCGCGCTCGTCTCGGCGGCGGTCCTCTTCGACGAGCCGGGCCTTCGCTTCGCGTTCTTCCGCTGGCTGCTCCAGCACCACGCGCGCGATCTCGGCGCGATGGAGGCGCTCGTCGCCGCGAGCGAGCTCGACTACACGATCGCGCGCCCGCCCCGGCTGGTCCGCTCGGACGAGACCGCGTATCGCGCGTCGGTGGGGCGCCTGCCCGAAGGCGGCTCGGTCCTCTCGTTCCGCGCGGTCGCGGCGTTCATGTTGGATGCCGTGGAGCGAGACGAGCACGTGCGCGAGACCGTCGGGATCGCGCGGTGA
- a CDS encoding sigma-70 family RNA polymerase sigma factor codes for MSDEVDDDLVAWRARRPRLVALAYRMLGDLGRAEDLVQDAWLRWRHRTERDVPADRYLVTIVTRLCLNELTSARARREESRGDRLPEPIDLAANGLETIEAQETLSMAFLVVVARLTPSERAVLILHDVLGFSHEEIAGIVDKSVPACRKLLERARSNLRTARREREASREEHARLLDAFARAARLGDVDALVALLRDDAVMITDGGAAGRRGPGIRNLVVPLHGAANVARFVVVATKRGPSGLTMASRELNGAPALVIEHEGAPYAVLAVHVEDGRIAAVYFHADAARLGHVRRRSPVSGT; via the coding sequence GTGAGCGACGAGGTGGACGACGATCTCGTCGCGTGGCGCGCGCGCCGGCCGCGCCTCGTCGCGCTCGCCTATCGCATGCTCGGGGATCTCGGGCGCGCCGAGGACCTCGTGCAGGACGCGTGGCTCCGCTGGCGCCATCGCACCGAGCGCGACGTGCCCGCCGATCGGTACCTCGTGACGATCGTGACGAGGCTCTGCCTCAACGAGCTCACGTCGGCGCGCGCCCGCCGCGAGGAGAGCCGCGGCGATCGCCTGCCCGAGCCGATCGATCTCGCCGCGAACGGGCTCGAGACGATCGAAGCGCAAGAGACGCTCTCGATGGCGTTCCTCGTCGTGGTCGCGCGGCTCACGCCCTCCGAGCGCGCGGTGCTGATCCTCCACGACGTGCTCGGGTTCTCGCACGAAGAGATCGCGGGCATCGTCGACAAGAGCGTGCCCGCGTGCCGCAAGCTCCTCGAGCGCGCGCGATCGAACCTCCGCACCGCGCGGCGCGAGCGCGAGGCATCGCGCGAGGAGCACGCACGCTTGCTCGACGCGTTCGCACGCGCGGCACGGCTCGGCGACGTCGACGCGCTCGTCGCGCTGCTGCGCGACGACGCGGTGATGATCACCGACGGCGGCGCGGCGGGCCGGCGCGGTCCCGGCATCCGCAACCTCGTGGTGCCGCTCCACGGTGCGGCGAACGTCGCGCGCTTCGTGGTCGTCGCGACGAAGCGCGGCCCCTCGGGGCTGACCATGGCCTCGCGCGAGCTCAACGGCGCGCCGGCGCTCGTGATCGAGCACGAAGGCGCGCCCTACGCCGTGCTCGCGGTGCACGTGGAGGACGGGCGCATCGCCGCGGTCTACTTCCACGCCGACGCGGCACGACTGGGTCACGTTCGCCGGCGCTCGCCGGTCTCTGGGACATGA
- a CDS encoding DoxX family protein, whose product MRPRIVYWVSTGIIATLMLVSALTFALDPSQRDAFAHLGLPDWFRIELTVAKLLGVVALVLPSTPSVIRQFAYFGFGLTIVSADIAHLSSGDPAWLVIPHAFFLAMLVVSYRTFHAGARG is encoded by the coding sequence ATGAGACCTCGCATCGTCTACTGGGTCAGCACCGGCATCATCGCGACGCTGATGCTCGTCAGCGCGCTCACGTTCGCGCTCGATCCGAGCCAGCGCGACGCATTCGCGCACCTCGGCCTGCCCGACTGGTTCCGCATCGAGCTCACCGTGGCGAAGCTCCTCGGCGTCGTCGCGCTGGTGCTCCCGAGCACGCCGAGCGTGATCCGACAGTTCGCCTACTTCGGGTTCGGCCTCACGATCGTGTCGGCCGACATCGCGCACCTCTCGAGCGGCGATCCCGCGTGGCTCGTGATCCCCCACGCGTTCTTCCTCGCGATGCTCGTCGTGTCGTATCGGACGTTCCACGCGGGTGCGAGGGGCTGA
- a CDS encoding CehA/McbA family metallohydrolase: protein MALWTHGEGRYLRDPRLVAPGTSTVADLHVLRWDEQGEAHVVVSLDAQGELASEPRELLRASALPGLTHDASSPRVADAPSSEDEARDGVWRVRIVREGARGRVVVEGATRGPVIVWEASAIVAAPAIAATHDGAWIAFHHDLREDDGAPDVVKWIALRFVTRDGDVLEPAAPMRERDRDREGEEQGFELPSILVGHDGAIALFGRGSHCFYRQDLDAQGWSARVALGADEGWGCRGRRVAVRAIGDGRALTARREKQGIVIEAIDAPRGGRPALVPARVVHEGSRPRRDAPRRPDAPDPAARWSRATLFGDIHQHSAHSDGCGVADEPYLRARYGYGDDFVALTDHESFLGKRIGPGEWGYLQSVADRHDDPGSFATLIAYEWTGRRFPGPGHKVVYLPRTGLPIVSRDVVPEGKALVDAVKALGGFAVPHHVGWTGADEGAHDPEGQPVWEICSCHGCYLTADHPLGGRGDLRDQMVEEVLRRGHRFGFIACSDGHGLLWHHGVARKRDPFRTGLTAVQAKARTREAILDAMRERRCYATSGVPILLDVIANGSLPMGSEVRASAPVRIEAEAIGTSSIRELSIVSASGVIATSRGENERAGVECELESGWAYAKVVQDDGEMAWSSPIFVDRDP from the coding sequence ATGGCCCTCTGGACGCACGGCGAGGGACGTTATCTCCGCGATCCGCGGCTGGTCGCGCCGGGCACGAGCACCGTCGCCGACCTGCACGTGCTGCGCTGGGACGAGCAGGGCGAGGCGCACGTCGTGGTCTCGCTCGATGCACAGGGCGAGCTCGCTTCCGAGCCGCGCGAGCTGCTTCGCGCGAGCGCGCTGCCCGGTCTGACCCACGACGCGTCGTCTCCGCGCGTGGCCGACGCACCGAGCAGCGAGGACGAGGCGCGCGACGGCGTGTGGCGCGTGCGCATCGTGCGCGAGGGCGCGCGCGGCCGCGTCGTCGTCGAAGGCGCGACCCGCGGCCCGGTGATCGTGTGGGAGGCGAGCGCCATCGTCGCCGCGCCCGCGATCGCCGCGACCCACGACGGCGCGTGGATCGCGTTCCACCACGACCTCCGCGAGGACGACGGCGCGCCCGACGTGGTGAAGTGGATCGCGCTGCGCTTCGTGACGCGCGACGGCGACGTGCTCGAGCCCGCCGCGCCGATGCGCGAGCGCGATCGGGATCGCGAGGGCGAGGAGCAGGGCTTCGAGCTCCCCTCGATCCTCGTCGGTCACGACGGCGCGATCGCGCTCTTCGGCCGCGGCTCGCATTGCTTCTACCGCCAAGACCTCGACGCTCAGGGCTGGAGCGCGCGCGTCGCGCTCGGCGCCGACGAGGGCTGGGGCTGTCGCGGCCGTCGCGTCGCCGTGCGCGCGATCGGCGATGGTCGCGCGCTCACCGCGCGACGCGAGAAGCAGGGGATCGTGATCGAGGCGATCGACGCACCGCGCGGCGGACGTCCCGCGCTCGTGCCCGCGCGCGTGGTGCACGAGGGATCACGACCGCGTCGCGATGCGCCGCGTCGCCCCGACGCGCCCGATCCCGCCGCGCGCTGGTCGCGCGCCACGCTCTTCGGCGACATCCACCAGCACAGCGCGCACTCGGACGGCTGCGGCGTCGCCGACGAGCCCTACCTCCGCGCGCGCTACGGCTACGGCGACGACTTCGTCGCGCTCACCGATCACGAGTCGTTCCTCGGCAAGCGCATCGGGCCCGGCGAGTGGGGCTACCTGCAGTCGGTCGCCGATCGCCACGACGATCCCGGATCGTTCGCGACGCTGATCGCGTACGAGTGGACCGGCCGACGTTTTCCGGGCCCCGGGCACAAGGTCGTGTACCTGCCGCGCACCGGCCTGCCGATCGTCTCGCGCGACGTCGTGCCCGAGGGCAAGGCGCTCGTCGACGCGGTGAAGGCGCTCGGCGGCTTCGCGGTGCCGCACCACGTCGGATGGACCGGCGCCGACGAGGGCGCGCACGATCCCGAGGGCCAGCCGGTCTGGGAGATCTGCTCCTGCCACGGCTGCTATCTGACCGCCGATCATCCGCTCGGCGGGCGCGGCGATCTGCGCGATCAGATGGTCGAGGAGGTGCTGCGACGCGGCCATCGCTTCGGCTTCATCGCGTGCAGCGACGGACACGGCCTGCTCTGGCACCACGGCGTCGCGCGCAAGCGCGATCCCTTCCGCACCGGGCTCACCGCGGTGCAGGCGAAGGCGCGAACGCGCGAAGCGATCCTCGACGCGATGCGCGAGCGACGCTGCTACGCGACGAGCGGCGTGCCGATCCTGCTCGACGTGATCGCGAACGGCTCGCTCCCGATGGGCAGCGAGGTCCGCGCGAGCGCGCCGGTGCGGATCGAGGCCGAGGCGATCGGCACCAGCTCGATCCGCGAGCTCTCGATCGTGAGCGCGAGCGGGGTGATCGCGACCTCGCGCGGTGAGAACGAGCGCGCGGGCGTCGAGTGCGAGCTCGAGTCGGGCTGGGCGTACGCGAAAGTCGTGCAGGACGACGGAGAGATGGCCTGGTCGAGCCCGATCTTCGTCGATCGCGACCCGTAG
- a CDS encoding EAL domain-containing protein, whose amino-acid sequence MSDAEADDAGESVPWLEHRAAEDEDPIRITLERLPFRIGRAAEADFVIHSTRVSKEHAEIDRRRNTWVVRDLGSRNGTFVNGERVTEPRRLRPGDVVHVANRAFSFHLGRPSAQRDDATVLGTSGGDLVGVRDLALAISQRRVHAVFQPIVDLATGALRGYECLGRCDVPREIGEPPRSIGELFRSAEAQGRAAELSRLLREVQLADAPLLAGEGLRFFLNVHPAELEDDTLIDALAEASQRVGQGRLTVIEVHESTITDLAAMGRLRERLRERAIEIAYDDFGAGQSRLRELAEVPPDFIKLDLSLVRDIDQSPARRDLVAALTRVMRDLGIRVLAEGIETQGERDVCLEIGCELGQGYLIARPARVSRR is encoded by the coding sequence GTGAGCGACGCTGAGGCGGACGACGCGGGCGAATCGGTGCCCTGGCTCGAGCACCGCGCCGCGGAGGACGAGGACCCGATCCGCATCACGCTCGAGCGGCTGCCGTTCCGCATCGGGCGCGCGGCCGAGGCCGACTTCGTGATCCACTCGACGCGCGTCTCGAAGGAGCACGCGGAGATCGATCGTCGCCGCAACACGTGGGTCGTGCGCGATCTCGGCAGCCGCAACGGCACGTTCGTCAACGGCGAGCGGGTGACCGAGCCGCGACGGCTGCGCCCCGGCGACGTGGTGCACGTCGCGAATCGCGCGTTCTCGTTCCACCTCGGGCGCCCGAGCGCGCAGCGCGACGACGCGACCGTGCTGGGCACGAGCGGCGGCGATCTCGTGGGCGTGCGCGACCTCGCGCTCGCGATCTCGCAGCGTCGAGTCCACGCGGTCTTCCAGCCGATCGTCGATCTCGCGACGGGCGCGCTGCGCGGCTACGAGTGCCTCGGTCGCTGCGACGTGCCGAGGGAGATCGGTGAGCCGCCACGCTCGATCGGCGAGCTCTTCCGCAGCGCCGAGGCCCAGGGCCGCGCGGCGGAGCTGAGCCGTCTCCTGCGCGAGGTGCAGCTCGCGGACGCGCCGCTGCTCGCGGGCGAGGGGCTGCGCTTCTTCCTCAACGTGCATCCCGCGGAGCTCGAGGACGACACGTTGATCGACGCGCTCGCGGAGGCCTCGCAGCGCGTGGGCCAGGGGCGCCTCACGGTGATCGAGGTGCACGAGAGCACGATCACCGATCTCGCGGCGATGGGCCGGCTGCGCGAGCGATTGCGCGAGCGCGCGATCGAGATCGCGTACGACGACTTCGGCGCGGGTCAGTCGCGCTTGCGCGAGCTGGCGGAGGTGCCGCCGGACTTCATCAAGCTCGATCTCTCGCTGGTGCGCGACATCGATCAGAGCCCGGCGCGCCGTGATCTCGTGGCGGCGCTGACGCGAGTGATGCGCGACCTCGGGATCCGGGTGCTCGCGGAGGGGATCGAGACGCAGGGCGAGCGGGACGTGTGTCTCGAGATCGGGTGCGAGCTGGGGCAGGGCTATCTGATTGCTCGGCCTGCTCGGGTCTCGCGGCGTTGA
- a CDS encoding CPBP family intramembrane glutamic endopeptidase, which produces MSFLARAAWPIWNAEERRLRALVRLAIFTALVLVVLVATGTLGSWLGGSLGARAVGFGTQVLGVIAVGAFCAWALDRRPVRALGISPRPGYLVDLLFGVVLGAICMGAIAVLEVALGWGAYALRHESDEALVAAAPAFGSTLTVFVAVALIEEIVFRGYPVPNLREMLPRAMRPDVAITIAVVISSLVFGVAHAMNPNASVIATAYIAFGGLFLVLGLVVQGDLAIPIGAHLGWNLFQNLFGMQVSGQTWLDEGALLRRDELGPDIATGGAFGPEAGLEGLGAMVLGIVLTLAWLRVRGGPLRIHPTWVSGRGTMATSTRKTH; this is translated from the coding sequence GTGTCCTTCCTCGCGCGTGCGGCCTGGCCGATCTGGAACGCGGAAGAGCGACGTCTGCGTGCGCTGGTGCGCCTCGCGATCTTCACCGCGCTCGTGCTCGTGGTGCTCGTCGCGACGGGGACGCTCGGGTCGTGGCTCGGCGGCTCGCTCGGTGCGCGCGCGGTGGGGTTCGGCACCCAGGTGCTCGGCGTGATCGCGGTCGGCGCGTTCTGCGCGTGGGCCCTCGATCGACGTCCGGTTCGCGCGCTCGGGATCTCGCCACGCCCCGGGTACCTCGTCGATCTGCTCTTCGGCGTGGTGCTCGGTGCGATCTGCATGGGCGCGATCGCGGTGCTCGAGGTCGCGCTCGGGTGGGGCGCCTACGCGCTTCGCCACGAGAGCGACGAGGCGCTCGTCGCGGCCGCGCCCGCGTTCGGCTCGACGCTCACCGTGTTCGTCGCGGTCGCGCTGATCGAGGAGATCGTGTTCCGCGGCTACCCGGTGCCGAACCTGCGCGAGATGTTGCCGCGCGCGATGCGCCCCGACGTCGCGATCACGATCGCGGTCGTGATCTCGTCGCTCGTCTTCGGCGTCGCGCACGCGATGAACCCCAACGCGAGCGTGATCGCGACCGCGTACATCGCGTTCGGCGGGCTCTTCCTCGTGCTCGGGCTCGTGGTGCAGGGCGATCTCGCGATCCCGATCGGCGCGCACCTCGGGTGGAACCTGTTCCAGAACCTCTTCGGCATGCAGGTGAGCGGGCAGACGTGGCTCGACGAGGGCGCGCTGCTGCGGCGCGACGAGCTCGGGCCGGACATCGCGACCGGCGGCGCGTTCGGGCCCGAGGCCGGTCTCGAGGGGCTCGGCGCGATGGTGCTCGGCATCGTGCTCACGCTCGCGTGGCTGCGGGTGCGCGGCGGTCCCCTACGCATCCATCCGACCTGGGTGTCGGGGCGAGGCACGATGGCGACGTCCACCAGGAAAACGCACTAG
- a CDS encoding FHA domain-containing protein has translation MPRFRLRFLLQEFDLVGPEVVIGRSPDCHITIEDPLISRRHARVVIHDDTATVQDLGSRNGVRVNGRLIKGEQVLREGDRIRIGTQELVFAVVRAEQRAARPTGYMRVCHSCNTPYPEGSPQCPHCGAPPASEEDTMSGVMVEPKRSWTFQLLGEVIERALASGKALEAERLMRRAAKEVDERLAAGERLDPAHVSMIAQFAVRLARLVGGSEWVAWVLTLHRRQGMMLSDDVIDRIEEVDLDAFPDAKAVLDGYLAWFRSQHAGAGPSPDFARLTRLEQLRRG, from the coding sequence GTGCCCCGTTTTCGGCTGCGATTCCTGCTACAGGAGTTCGATCTCGTCGGCCCCGAGGTGGTGATCGGCCGCAGCCCGGATTGTCACATCACCATCGAGGATCCGCTGATCTCGCGTCGTCACGCGCGTGTGGTGATCCACGACGACACCGCGACGGTGCAGGACCTCGGCAGCCGCAACGGCGTGCGGGTGAACGGCCGCCTCATCAAGGGCGAGCAGGTGCTCCGCGAGGGCGACCGGATCCGCATCGGCACCCAGGAGCTCGTCTTCGCGGTGGTGCGCGCGGAGCAGCGCGCGGCGCGTCCGACCGGGTACATGCGGGTCTGCCACTCGTGCAACACGCCGTACCCCGAGGGCTCGCCGCAGTGCCCGCACTGCGGTGCGCCGCCGGCGAGCGAAGAAGACACGATGAGCGGCGTGATGGTCGAGCCGAAGCGCAGCTGGACGTTCCAGCTGCTCGGCGAGGTCATCGAGCGCGCGCTCGCGTCGGGCAAGGCGCTCGAGGCGGAGCGGCTCATGCGTCGCGCGGCGAAGGAGGTCGACGAGCGCCTCGCCGCGGGCGAGCGCCTCGATCCCGCGCACGTGTCGATGATCGCGCAGTTCGCGGTGCGCCTCGCGCGGCTCGTCGGCGGCTCGGAGTGGGTCGCGTGGGTGCTCACGCTGCATCGCCGCCAGGGCATGATGCTGAGCGATGACGTGATCGATCGGATCGAAGAGGTCGATCTCGACGCGTTCCCCGACGCGAAGGCGGTGCTCGACGGCTACCTCGCGTGGTTCCGATCGCAGCACGCGGGCGCGGGGCCGAGCCCCGATTTCGCGCGCCTCACGCGCCTCGAGCAGCTGCGCAGAGGCTGA
- a CDS encoding MlaD family protein gives MRDQLKAARVGALVVAALVAAFLVYRAVDESSSRGGGYRVYALFNDAQGLITKSRVTIAGITVGRIERITLQGAQARVDMVIDDDVELYEDASVRRVSASLLGEYLLAIHPGTPTQPRLHDGDRIMVVEETPGMGDIMTDVGAIASSVRAVSAQLERSFGTDEAGQQMASALRNLSEALEAVNRTIRANEESVGATLQNIEAITADARPLLEEILRDIQRVTEDIREVVEANQADIDQGVGEVDDTIASIHRASEQLELVLADVGEITERTAAGEGTLGRLTTDEHLIDEVETTVEGVSDVLGSFVRLRTIMELRSEYNFLANTFKNYFSIRILPREGRYFLVQLIDDPRGRTTVTTTQVRRSPPPEGEPEFYEETRITTSEQLVFTLMLAQRVYFATFRFGILESSGGLGVDLNFFDERLEINADIFQFGYSQFPRVRVRASFELVSSLYILGGVDDFLNERTVDIFLGAMLRFDDEDLANLFPFFGGAVGGLGN, from the coding sequence ATGCGCGATCAGCTGAAAGCCGCCCGTGTCGGGGCGCTCGTCGTCGCAGCGCTCGTCGCGGCGTTCCTCGTGTACCGCGCGGTCGACGAGTCGAGCTCGCGCGGCGGCGGCTATCGCGTCTACGCGCTCTTCAACGACGCTCAAGGCCTGATCACGAAGTCGCGCGTGACGATCGCCGGCATCACCGTGGGCCGCATCGAGCGCATCACGCTCCAGGGCGCGCAGGCGCGCGTCGACATGGTCATCGACGACGACGTCGAGCTCTACGAGGACGCCAGCGTGCGTCGCGTCTCGGCATCGCTCCTCGGCGAGTACCTGCTCGCGATCCATCCCGGCACCCCGACCCAGCCGCGCCTCCACGACGGCGATCGGATCATGGTCGTCGAAGAGACGCCGGGGATGGGCGACATCATGACCGACGTCGGTGCGATCGCGAGCTCGGTGCGCGCGGTCTCCGCGCAGCTCGAACGAAGCTTCGGCACCGACGAAGCGGGCCAACAGATGGCCAGCGCGCTACGGAACCTATCCGAGGCGCTGGAGGCCGTGAACCGCACGATCCGCGCGAACGAGGAGTCGGTCGGCGCGACGCTGCAGAACATCGAGGCGATCACCGCCGACGCGCGCCCGCTGCTCGAGGAGATCCTGCGCGACATCCAGCGCGTCACCGAGGACATCCGCGAGGTCGTCGAGGCGAACCAGGCCGACATCGATCAGGGCGTCGGCGAGGTCGACGACACCATCGCGTCGATCCACCGCGCGAGCGAGCAGCTCGAGCTGGTGCTCGCGGACGTCGGCGAGATCACCGAGCGCACCGCGGCCGGTGAAGGAACGCTGGGCCGGCTCACCACCGACGAGCACCTGATCGACGAGGTCGAGACGACGGTCGAGGGCGTCAGCGACGTGCTCGGCAGCTTCGTCCGCCTGCGCACGATCATGGAGCTGCGCAGCGAGTACAATTTCCTCGCGAACACGTTCAAGAACTACTTCTCCATCCGCATCCTGCCGCGCGAGGGGCGCTACTTCCTCGTGCAGCTGATCGACGATCCGCGCGGCCGCACGACGGTCACGACGACGCAGGTGCGGCGCAGCCCGCCGCCCGAGGGCGAGCCCGAGTTCTACGAAGAGACGCGCATCACCACGAGCGAGCAGCTGGTGTTCACGCTGATGCTCGCGCAGCGCGTCTACTTCGCGACGTTCCGCTTCGGCATCCTCGAGTCGAGCGGTGGTCTCGGCGTGGATCTGAACTTCTTCGACGAGCGGCTCGAGATCAACGCCGACATCTTCCAGTTCGGGTACTCGCAGTTCCCGCGCGTGCGCGTGCGCGCGTCGTTCGAGCTGGTGTCGAGCCTCTACATCCTCGGCGGTGTCGACGACTTCCTGAACGAGAGGACGGTCGACATCTTCCTCGGCGCGATGCTGCGCTTCGACGACGAGGACCTCGCGAACCTGTTCCCGTTCTTCGGCGGCGCGGTCGGCGGCCTCGGGAATTGA